The Erythrobacter litoralis HTCC2594 nucleotide sequence TCATACATGAAGCTTGGCGTCAGTAGTGGAATGCCGACAAGCAGGTTCCAGCCGGTACGGAAGCCCGGCAGCGCGTTCTTGTGGATGTGCGTCAGCTCGTGGATGAACATCAGCGCGCGATAGAGCGCGAGCGATGCCACCAGTCCGAGCACGAATTTCAACCACAGCGGCTCCACGAGGATCGCCCCCGCAATCGCGCCATAGCCCATGCCGGCCGACACGATCATGTCGGGCCAGTATATGCTCGCCCTGGCTTCGCCCAAATCCTTCACCAGGTCGCGGGCGGCCCGAAGCATCGCCTTGTCGTCCGGCAATTGCGCATGCCAGCCACCGCCTGACGTGGCGGTCGCAGAGGTGCGTGCGGGGTTGAGCGTATGTTCCATGATCGTATCGTCTGTTGGAAGGGGGCCTTATCGTAAATCGGGCAGGAAGGACAAACAGAGCCTCTCTACCAGTGTGATCGAGTGGCTTGCTTGACTTGCGACAAATAGCACCCACAGGGAGAACCTGTGCTGAACAGGAAGCCGCAGTGAGCGATGCCGAGATAGAAATCAGACCCGTAACCGACAAGGCCGGACGAAAGGCCTTCGTCGATCTCGGACGCGCCATGGCCGCGCGCGAGCCCCATGCGGTGCCGCAATTGCGCTCCGAAATGCTCGAACTGATCGATCCAAATAAGAATCCGTTCTTCGGCCATGCGACGGTGCAATTGTTTATCGCCTACCGCGATGGCCGACCGGTCGGGCGTATCGCAGCGCATATCGACCATCTGGCGCTGGAGCTGCCTCCGGAACAGGGCATGGGCCCGGGCACCGGCATGTTCGGCTATTTCGATGCCGAGGATCAGGACGTGGCAACGGCCCTGCTGGACCGCGCGGCGCAATGGAATCGCGAGCGAGGCATGACCAAGCTGCTCGGCCCGATCTCGCTGTCGATCTGGGAAGAACCCGGCCTGCTGGTCCGGGGGCAGGACCATTCGCCGATGATCATGATGGGGCATCATCCGGCGCATTACAAAGGCTGGATCGAAGCCGACGGCTTTGCCAAGGCCAAGGCGCTGCTGACCTACGAACTCGATGTCCGGCCCGAATTCCCGCCGCTGATCCAGCGCATCGTCAAATCGGGCGAACGCAATCCGCGGATCACCATGCGTGCTCCCGACCTCAAGAATATCAACCGCGAGATCGAGATCATCCTGCACATCCTCAACGATGCCTGGTCGAAGAATTGGGGCTTCATTCCCTTCACCGCGGATGAGGTCGCCTATGCCGGCAAGAAGCTGAAACAGATCATCCACCCTGGAATCAACCGCATCTGCGAGCTCGACGGCGAACCGGTCGCCTTCATGCTGACCTTTCCCGACATCAACGGAATCCTCAAAAAGATCGACGGCAGGCTGTTTCCTTTCGGCTGGTTCCACCTGCTGCGCTGGCTGCGCAAGCCGATGCGAGCGGGCATGCGCGTGCCGCTGATGGGCGTGGTAAAGGAATTGCAGAATAGCCGGATGGCGAGCCAGCTCGCTTTCATGATGATCAGCGACATTCGCGAAGTGGCCGTGGCGGAGCTTGGAACGGAGCGTGCCGAGATCGGCTGGATCCTCGATGACAATCACGGGATGAAAGCGATTGCCGATGCCATCAACAGCAAGGTGAACCGCGAATACTGGATTTTTGAAAAGGCGCTGTCCGTACCGCTCACGCATGCGCCGCCGACGCATTAGCTTGCCCAAATTAAAAGGCCCCCGCTCTGACAGCGAGGGCCTTTCGGGATCGTATCACTGCCGTATGGACGGGAGGGGGGTCTCGGCGGTGATATGGGAAGAATGCCGCAACCGGAGATCGGTTCCACGCGGGTTCGAAAAAATTTGAAAACGCTCGAAAAAAACGTGAAACGGTGAAATTCAGATCAATCCTCGCTAGAGAGGAACCGCATGCAGCGAAGGCCGTTGCACCGACATCTATTCACGGGAAGGGTCATAATGTCTGCTTCACAAAAAATCGCTGCCAATCTGCCTTATCTGCGCCGCTATGCACGCGCGCTCACGGGATCCCAGCAGACTGGTGACACCTTCGTTCGCGCAACGCTCGAAGCGGCAATCGCCGATGAAAGCCTGAAGCAGGACGTGTCCGAAGGTCGTGTCCCTCTGTACAAGGCGTTCAACGCGCTTTGGTCCAGCAGCTATCTCGAAGTCGAAGGCGACGATGGCGGCGATGTAGTTTCGGCCAAGGAAGCTGGGGCTGGCGACCGGCTGAAAGCGGTGACGCCGCTCAACCGGCAGGCATTGCTGCTGACCACGCTAGAGGATTTCAGCGTCGAAGACGCCGCCGAGATCATGGGTCTCGCTCCCGCCGATGTCGAAGGGCTGGTGCGCGAGGCCGTCGCAGAGATCGACCGCGAATCGTCGACCAATGTCCTCATTATCGAAGACGAACCGCTGATTTCCATGCAGTTGGAAGATCTCGTCCGCAGCCTCGGCCACGACATCGCTGGCACGGCAGCCACGCGGACCCAGGCTCAGGAAGCCGTGGCCAAGGAAAAGCCCGGATTGGTGCTTGCCGACATTCAGCTCGCAGACGGATCGTCGGGTATCGACGCCGTCGAAGACATTCTCGGACAGTTCGATGTGCCGGTTATCTTCATCACGGCCTATCCCGAGCGTTTGCTGACGGGGGATCGGCCGGAGCCGACCTATCTCGTGACCAAGCCGTTCCAGGAATCGACGGTTCGCACCACCATCAGCCAGGCGCTCTTTTTCCAGAACAGCCCTACGGCCGTTTGAGCCGCCAGCCGCTCAGCTTTTCGCCCGGATCGCAAACTCGCTCGGCTGCCGGACCGGCACGAGCAGCGTGCAGCGCACACCCTCTGGATCGAATTGAAGATCGACCGGGTGGCGCAATTCGTGCGCGACGATCTTCTCGATAAGATCCATGCCGAAACCTCGCTTGCGGTCTTGCGAGACCGACGGTCCGCCTTTTTCGACCCAGCGTACTTCGACGAGGTTCTCGCCCTTCTTTGCCCATTCGATCGAAACGCGAGCTCCTTCGCGGCTCAGAGCTCCGTATTTCGACGCGTTGGTCGCCAGTTCATGGATCGCCAGACCGAAGGATAGCGCATCGTTCGGGGCAAGTTCGATGTCCGGCCCTTCGAGGTGCAGCATGTCTTCCTTTGCCGAGGCATAGGGTGCCAGTTCAGCTTCGATGACCTGCCGCAGCGGTGTCGTACCCCATTCCGACTGGGTCAGCAGGTCGTGCGTGGCGGACAACGCCCGGATGCGTCCATCCAGACTGTCGGCAAAATCCTGCAGATTGTCCGTGCGACGGCGGGTCAGGGCAATGATCGACAGGACATTGGCGAGCGTGTTCTTGACGCGGTGGTTCAGCTCGCGGGTCAGCGAGGTACGAATGGCGTTCTGCTCGGCGAAATAGACGAGAGCCGCCTGGTCTTCGAGTGCCTGCTGCGTGAGCAGGCGGGCGATCAGCATCGACAGGCTGGCAACGGCGAGACCAAACAGCAGCGTGATCATCGACAGGGGCGAAAGCGCGTTGCCCTTGGTCGACTGGACCACGACGGTCATGACCCGGTCGGCAATGCGGA carries:
- a CDS encoding response regulator encodes the protein MSASQKIAANLPYLRRYARALTGSQQTGDTFVRATLEAAIADESLKQDVSEGRVPLYKAFNALWSSSYLEVEGDDGGDVVSAKEAGAGDRLKAVTPLNRQALLLTTLEDFSVEDAAEIMGLAPADVEGLVREAVAEIDRESSTNVLIIEDEPLISMQLEDLVRSLGHDIAGTAATRTQAQEAVAKEKPGLVLADIQLADGSSGIDAVEDILGQFDVPVIFITAYPERLLTGDRPEPTYLVTKPFQESTVRTTISQALFFQNSPTAV